The Lytechinus pictus isolate F3 Inbred chromosome 17, Lp3.0, whole genome shotgun sequence genome contains a region encoding:
- the LOC135157151 gene encoding uncharacterized protein LOC135157151, with protein MAGLKAPCRGHAHAYSQSEDAIQVMNIHMLVQNSVGKIISQPGQAPAATAVGAAPEPIDVEQGRSSGRSPSRSANKRPAASQGPVLQLPSTQGQTQSCPRPSTSNNTAGEPSRPEYMSVQIQDHTDSFCVPGHTNNNITGHESHNIRERSQSGMVRETPFTSSFPAIVPPSVQIRTDLTQNSHCVHDNEATGPNNQTIINTERRPNTENMNRGYHHPHHSPLNPVGDTLGVSIPQSIKEKIWKGEYVNLNLLVNAQDVASHTLREAAEQRTNLAIAEEEGKWVLKPYNAPSKNKIMSIEIWTNAFLIYMSVYLAANPRHTHEILKYCHLIRSAASRYYGYGWRDYDIEFRHRFHATGGSWAEINGELWLLHVVGGGVRQGALPPFINSG; from the coding sequence ATGGCCGGCCTTAAGGCACCTTGTCGAggccacgcgcatgcgtactctcaatccgaagacgcaattcaagtcatgaatattcatatgttggtccagaactcggtgggaaaaataatttcgcagcCCGGACAAGCCCCCGCTGCCACTGCAGTAGGAGCAGCGCCAGAACCCATTGACGTTGAGCAGGGTCGTTCATCCGGCCGTTCACCCAGCCGTTCAGCTAATAAGAGGCCAGCAGCTTCACAAGGGCCTGTGCTGCAATTACCATCCACTCAGGGTCAGACTCAGAGTTGTCCCAGGCCCAGCACTAGTAATAATACCGCAGGTGAGCCTTCTCGACCTGAATACATGTCAGTACAAATACAAGATCATACAGATTCGTTCTGCGTACCTGGCCatactaataataacattaCAGGTCACGAATCGCACAATATTAGAGAACGAAGTCAGTCTGGGATGGTACGAGAGACCCCATTCACATCATCCTTCCCCGCAATTGTACCTCCTAGTGTTCAGATAAGAACCGACCTAACTCAAAATTCACACTGTGTCCATGATAATGAGGCCACAGGGCCAAATAACCAAACCATAATCAATACAGAACGTAGACCTAACACAGAGAACATGAATAGAGGCTATCACCACCCTCACCATTCCCCGTTAAACCCTGTAGGTGACACACTGGGTGTATCTATTCCCCAAAGcataaaagaaaagatttggAAGGGGGAGTATGTGAATCTAAATCTGTTAGTTAACGCCCAAGATGTAGCCTCCCACACACTGCGCGAAGCAGCAGAACAGAGAACTAATCTGGCAATAGCCGAGGAGGAAGGAAAATGGGTGTTAAAGCCCTACAATGCCCCctccaaaaacaaaatcatgtccATTGAAATTTGGACAAATGCCTTCCTAATATACATGAGCGTCTATCTGGCAGCAAATCCACGACACACTCATGAAATTCTGAAGTACTGTCACCTCATTCGTTCTGCTGCTTCACGCTACTACGGATATGGTTGGAGGGACTACGATATAGAATTTCGGCACCGATTTCATGCCACAGGGGGTTCCTGGGCGGAGATAAACGGGGAGTTGTGGCTCCTCCACGTAGTAGGGGGTGGTGTTCGGCAAGGGGCCCTGCCCCCATTCATCAACAGTGGGTAA
- the LOC129279658 gene encoding uncharacterized protein LOC129279658, whose protein sequence is MCRTCYFRELSFFYCRGDWIWIVGDSLVRRAKERASQRNYQQFGERGIVVRWHGQGGPTLQDLPRMVSNRLRCGTPPALAIVHLGSNDIGQYDVCRCRMAIDTAIQDLRTRMPHTHITWSGILPRLFYYGRKQGSNSQEALDGVRKSLNKYARRKLARMSDTTIIKHEFDPTIHSLFNRDRVHLSDSGSDILIDSFRTAAREAGFV, encoded by the coding sequence ATGTGTAGAACATGTTACTTCCGGGAactctcatttttttattgcagaGGGGACTGGATCTGGATTGTAGGGGATAGCCTGGTCAGAAGAGCAAAAGAACGAGCTTCACAACGCAACTATCAGCAATTTGGAGAGCGAGGTATCGTGGTCCGCTGGCATGGGCAAGGCGGCCCCACGCTCCAGGATCTCCCCAGGATGGTCTCTAACCGGCTGAGATGCGGCACTCCTCCTGCATTAGCTATTGTCCACTTAGGATCAAATGACATCGGACAGTATGATGTCTGCCGGTGCAGGATGGCAATTGACACAGCCATCCAAGATCTACGCACAAGAATGCCGCACACCCATATCACCTGGTCTGGTATTTTACCGCGGCTCTTCTACTATGGTCGCAAGCAAGGCTCTAATTCACAGGAGGCCTTGGATGGAGTTCGTAAGTCTCTTAACAAATACGCTAGGAGGAAACTAGCCAGGATGTCGgataccaccatcatcaaacATGAATTTGACCCCACAATCCACAGCCTCTTCAATAGAGATAGAGTGCACCTCTCTGATTCGGGTTCAGACATTCTCATTGACAGTTTCAGAACTGCAGCAAGGGAAGCAGGATTTGTTTAG